In one Lolium rigidum isolate FL_2022 chromosome 3, APGP_CSIRO_Lrig_0.1, whole genome shotgun sequence genomic region, the following are encoded:
- the LOC124699961 gene encoding protein kinase PINOID-like — MAAPTVSSSSTPPKPPNAAMLQPAPYLPDMAAPNSNSSVSSASSSSTASVAGRSSTFSVDSAVATPTSSPPRPHRAGDLAWEAIRAAAAPLGPRDFTLVRRVGAGDIGTVYLCRLEAEGNQSCAYAMKVVDRRALAKKGKLGRAAAEKRVLRRLDHPFLPTMFADFDAGTDYSCIVMEFCPGGDLHSLRHRMPGRRFPLASARFYAAEVLLALEYLHMMGIVYRDLKPENVLIRGDGHIMLTDFDLSLESTASPSLEEERNVAGDDDGDDATASIPTCFPEVHLLRLMKWRRRAAPRPRPRPRFVAEPVDARSSSFVGTHEYVAPEVASGGGHGASVDWWAYGVFLYELLYGRTPFVGATNEATLRNIVRAPLECPPLPAATASHGDAAAARDLIARLLDKDPKARLGSRRGAADVKAHPFFRGLNFALLRSSAPPVVPPRAALHLQCGKASPDVHNLFDQF, encoded by the coding sequence ATGGCCGCTCCCACCGTCTCTTCTTCATCGACCCCTCCCaaacctccgaacgccgccatgcTCCAGCCGGCGCCGTACCTTCCCGACATGGCAGCGCCCAACTCAAACTCCAGCGTCAGCtccgcgagcagcagcagcacggccAGTGTCGCTGGCcgctcctccaccttctccgtcgACTCGGCCGTCGCCACGCCAACCTCCTCCCCGCCGCGCCCGCATCGCGCGGGCGACTTGGCGTGGGAGGCCATCCGTGCCGCCGCGGCGCCGCTCGGCCCGCGGGACTTCACCCTCGTCCGCCGCGTCGGCGCGGGGGACATCGGCACCGTCTACCTCTGCCGCCTCGAGGCCGAGGGGAACCAGTCGTGCGCCTACGCCATGAAGGTGGTGGACCGCCGCGCGCTCGCCAAGAAGGGCAagctcggccgcgccgccgccgagaagCGCGTCCTGCGGCGGCTCGACCACCCGTTCCTTCCCACCATGTTCGCGGACTTCGACGCCGGCACCGACTACTCCTGCATCGTCATGGAGTTCTGCCCCGGCGGGGACCTCCACTCCCTCCGCCACCGGATGCCCGGGAGACGGTTCCCGCTCGCCTCCGCCCGGTTCTACGCCGCCGAGGTGCTCCTCGCGCTGGAATACCTGCACATGATGGGCATCGTGTACCGCGACCTCAAGCCGGAGAACGTGCTCATACGCGGCGACGGCCACATCATGCTCACCGACTTCGACCTCTCGCTCGAGTCCACGGCCTCCCCGTCGCTCGAGGAGGAAAGGAACGTCGCaggggacgacgacggcgacgacgcgaCGGCGTCGATCCCGACGTGCTTCCCCGAGGTGCACCTCCTCCGGCTGATGAAATGGAGACGTCGGGCGGCGCCGCGTCCGCGACCTCGGCCGCGGTTCGTGGCGGAGCCGGTGGACGCGCGGTCCAGCTCGTTCGTGGGCACGCACGAGTACGTGGCGCCGGAggtggcgagcggcggcgggcacggcgcGTCGGTGGACTGGTGGGCGTACGGCGTGTTCCTGTACGAGCTCCTCTACGGGCGCACCCCGTTCGTGGGCGCCACCAACGAGGCCACGCTCCGCAACATCGTGCGCGCGCCGCTGGAGTGCCCGCCGCTGCCCGCGGCCACGGCGTCGCACGGGGACGCCGCGGCGGCGCGGGACCTGATCGCGCGGCTCCTGGACAAGGACCCCAAGGCGCGGCTCGGGTCCCGGCGCGGCGCCGCCGACGTGAAGGCGCACCCGTTCTTCAGGGGCCTCAACTTCGCGCTGCTCAGGTCGTCGGCCCCGCCCGTCGTGCCGCCGCGGGCCGCGCTGCACCTGCAGTGCGGCAAGGCGTCGCCGGACGTGCACAACCTGTTCGATCAGTTCTGA